Proteins co-encoded in one Rhodospirillaceae bacterium genomic window:
- a CDS encoding cold-shock protein, with product MSVGTVKWFNPAKGFGFIQPEDGSKDVFVHISAVQSAGLETLNEGQRIEYELVPGQNDRSSAENLVVSE from the coding sequence ATGTCAGTTGGAACTGTGAAATGGTTTAACCCGGCCAAAGGTTTTGGGTTCATTCAGCCGGAGGACGGCTCGAAGGATGTGTTCGTGCATATTTCGGCTGTGCAGAGCGCGGGTTTGGAGACGCTGAACGAAGGACAGCGTATCGAGTATGAACTCGTTCCCGGCCAGAACGATCGGTCGTCTGCCGAGAACCTGGTTGTCAGCGAGTAA